One Bacteroidota bacterium genomic region harbors:
- a CDS encoding SET domain-containing protein, giving the protein MTKEQILKELATETFVTLKPSIVHGIGVFALKDIPKGCRDIFSKNEINWIKIPITDVDKLPDYSKNLVETYCLYDKEDYFIPSHGFKMVDMVNYLNHSSLPNITPVDEGEFYEALIDIPAGTELLVNYKHLVETDEYD; this is encoded by the coding sequence ATGACTAAAGAACAGATCTTAAAAGAACTGGCAACCGAGACATTTGTCACTTTGAAGCCATCAATCGTCCACGGTATCGGGGTATTTGCGTTGAAAGACATTCCAAAGGGTTGCCGTGATATCTTTTCTAAAAATGAGATCAACTGGATAAAAATCCCCATCACGGATGTTGACAAGCTACCCGATTATTCAAAAAATTTAGTGGAAACTTATTGCCTCTACGATAAGGAAGATTATTTCATTCCATCACATGGTTTCAAAATGGTGGATATGGTAAATTATCTTAATCATTCTTCTCTGCCCAATATCACACCAGTGGATGAAGGTGAATTCTATGAAGCATTGATTGATATTCCGGCAGGAACTGAATTGCTGGTGAATTACAAGCACCTCGTAGAAACAGATGAGTACGATTGA
- a CDS encoding intradiol ring-cleavage dioxygenase, which yields MKTFWVLILITISLQACTQTGTTVKNQPLASDKKVGGNCEGCEAIYESPVPFSQLNEVDTLPDFNDAGPKIQISGIIYKPDGKTPAAGVVLYVYHTDQKGIYATKGNEKGWGKRHGYIRGWIKTNEKGEYKIYTLVPASYPNSSNPKHIHPTIKEPGFSEYWIDEFVFDDDPLLPASERNRTNPVGGNGILKTEMKDGILHSVRNITLGLNVKDYPKQ from the coding sequence ATGAAAACATTTTGGGTATTAATACTGATAACTATAAGTTTACAGGCCTGTACACAAACTGGTACAACTGTTAAAAACCAACCGCTGGCATCCGATAAAAAGGTTGGCGGCAATTGTGAAGGATGCGAAGCGATTTATGAGAGCCCGGTTCCCTTTTCACAGTTAAATGAAGTGGATACATTACCCGATTTTAATGATGCCGGACCTAAAATTCAGATCAGTGGAATTATTTATAAGCCCGATGGCAAGACGCCGGCGGCAGGAGTTGTGCTGTATGTTTATCATACCGACCAGAAAGGTATTTACGCAACGAAAGGAAATGAGAAAGGCTGGGGTAAACGACATGGTTATATCCGCGGCTGGATAAAAACAAATGAAAAAGGCGAATATAAAATCTATACGTTAGTTCCTGCTTCATATCCTAACAGCAGTAACCCTAAACATATTCACCCAACAATAAAAGAACCAGGGTTCTCTGAATACTGGATCGATGAATTCGTATTCGATGATGACCCGTTGCTGCCTGCATCGGAAAGAAACCGAACAAACCCTGTTGGAGGAAATGGTATTTTAAAAACAGAAATGAAAGATGGGATACTCCATTCTGTAAGAAATATTACATTAGGATTAAATGTGAAAGATTATCCCAAACAGTAA
- a CDS encoding response regulator transcription factor encodes MKINCIIIDDEPLARKGLKEYITDVDFLNLIGEYDNPLKATEQISKGEIQLLFLDIQMPKITGLDFFKTLQQAPPVIFTTAYPKYALDGFELNALDYLVKPISFDRFLKATMRAKEFYEIRQVNAEDAKQATAQQDYFFIKADNKLVKIQFDEILYVEALQNYVVIHTTDKKYITYLTFKSVEEYLPASLFIKVHKSYIIAAGKIESIEGNDIRIGAHHIPISRNLKDEVMEKLLKGKFLKR; translated from the coding sequence ATGAAAATTAATTGTATCATAATTGATGACGAACCACTGGCCCGCAAAGGACTGAAGGAATATATTACGGATGTCGATTTTTTAAATCTTATTGGTGAATATGATAATCCTTTAAAAGCAACAGAGCAGATCAGCAAAGGAGAAATACAATTGCTTTTTTTGGATATACAAATGCCAAAGATCACTGGACTTGATTTTTTTAAAACTTTGCAACAAGCTCCACCGGTTATTTTTACTACAGCTTACCCGAAGTATGCGCTGGATGGCTTTGAATTAAATGCACTTGACTATCTCGTTAAACCAATTTCTTTCGACCGGTTTTTAAAAGCAACAATGCGTGCAAAAGAGTTTTATGAAATAAGACAGGTAAATGCAGAAGATGCGAAACAGGCAACAGCACAACAGGATTATTTCTTTATCAAGGCTGATAATAAGCTTGTAAAAATTCAGTTTGATGAAATACTCTATGTTGAAGCATTACAAAACTATGTGGTCATTCATACCACGGATAAAAAATACATCACTTACCTTACTTTCAAATCGGTGGAAGAATACCTTCCTGCCTCATTATTTATTAAAGTGCATAAATCCTATATAATTGCTGCAGGTAAAATAGAAAGTATTGAAGGGAATGATATCCGCATCGGGGCACATCATATACCCATCAGCCGAAACCTGAAAGATGAAGTGATGGAAAAATTACTAAAAGGAAAATTTTTGAAACGCTGA
- a CDS encoding cytochrome c maturation protein CcmE: MKKIHIILLVLIAVAIGVLISFLKVASTYDTFANAKEQPGKFMHVIAKLDKSTPLEYDQVNNPNYLGFSAVDSTGTVMKVIYRKGKPENIEHSERLVLKGKYENGQFECKDILMKCPSKYKEDMSAAEKNIQKATETKY, from the coding sequence ATGAAAAAAATTCACATTATCCTGTTGGTGCTGATAGCTGTGGCTATCGGGGTGCTGATAAGCTTTTTAAAGGTCGCCTCTACTTACGATACGTTTGCGAATGCCAAAGAGCAACCCGGAAAGTTCATGCATGTAATTGCAAAGCTTGACAAATCAACTCCCCTTGAGTACGACCAGGTGAATAACCCCAACTATTTAGGCTTTAGTGCTGTAGATAGTACGGGAACTGTAATGAAAGTGATTTACAGGAAAGGCAAACCTGAAAATATTGAACACAGCGAACGGCTGGTGCTGAAAGGTAAATACGAAAACGGGCAATTTGAATGTAAAGACATATTGATGAAATGTCCATCCAAATACAAAGAGGATATGAGTGCTGCGGAAAAAAATATTCAGAAAGCTACTGAAACTAAATACTAA
- a CDS encoding YggS family pyridoxal phosphate-dependent enzyme, giving the protein MSVNLENYKRLIKRLGTEITLVAVSKTKPSSEILELYKAGQRDFGENYVQELLEKSMQLPADIRWHFIGHLQANKVKKIASIVHMVHGVDSTGLLKEINKQARKKDHVIDCLLQVHIADEETKFGFYETEIDDLIQQWDALDLQNIRICGMMGMATLTEDNDKIRGEFKYLKKLFDKHKTFRGWQSSFKNLSIGMSSDYEIAIEEGGNMVRIGSLIFGERDKKGVDTEVDA; this is encoded by the coding sequence ATGTCCGTTAATCTTGAGAATTATAAACGGCTGATAAAAAGGCTGGGCACTGAGATAACACTGGTAGCAGTTTCCAAAACTAAACCTTCATCTGAAATCCTTGAGCTTTACAAAGCTGGTCAACGGGATTTTGGAGAGAATTATGTACAGGAGTTGCTGGAGAAATCTATGCAGTTACCTGCCGATATCCGCTGGCATTTTATTGGTCACCTCCAGGCAAACAAAGTAAAAAAGATCGCCTCCATTGTGCATATGGTACATGGTGTAGACAGCACCGGCCTGTTGAAAGAAATAAATAAGCAAGCTCGAAAAAAAGACCATGTGATCGATTGCTTATTACAGGTGCATATTGCGGATGAAGAAACCAAATTCGGGTTTTATGAAACAGAGATCGACGATCTCATTCAGCAATGGGATGCACTTGATCTGCAGAACATAAGAATATGTGGTATGATGGGCATGGCAACATTGACCGAAGACAATGACAAGATCAGGGGTGAGTTTAAATACCTGAAAAAATTGTTTGATAAGCATAAAACCTTTCGGGGCTGGCAATCGTCATTCAAAAACCTTTCGATAGGAATGAGTAGTGATTATGAGATTGCAATTGAGGAAGGCGGGAATATGGTGAGAATCGGTAGCCTGATCTTTGGAGAAAGAGATAAGAAGGGGGTTGACACAGAAGTAGATGCCTAA
- a CDS encoding acyl-CoA dehydrogenase translates to MLFEFTEEQLMIQQAARDFARTECLPGVIERDELQKFPKEQVMKLADLGFLGMMVKPEYGGAGMDTVSYVLAIEEISKIDASVSVVMSVNNSLVCYGLQEYGNEEQKQKYLTPLAQGKKDGELYIGAFLLSEPEAGSDATSQRTIAEDKGDHYLLNGTKNWITNGNSASVYLVMAQTDAGKGSRGINTLIVEKNWPGVTVGAKENKLGIRGSDTHSIMFQDVKVPKANRVGEDGFGFRFAMKTLAGGRIGIASQALGIASGAYELSLKYSKERKAFGTEIMNHQAIAFKLADMATRIEASRLLCLKAAWEKDNGMDYTLSSSMAKVFASETAMWTATEAVQIHGGYGFVKEYHVERMMRDAKITQIYEGTSEVQRIVISRSILK, encoded by the coding sequence ATGTTATTTGAATTCACAGAAGAGCAACTGATGATTCAGCAGGCAGCAAGAGATTTTGCCCGTACAGAATGTCTACCCGGTGTAATTGAAAGAGACGAACTTCAAAAATTTCCCAAAGAACAAGTCATGAAACTAGCTGATTTGGGCTTTCTTGGCATGATGGTAAAACCTGAATATGGCGGTGCCGGAATGGATACGGTAAGTTATGTGCTGGCAATAGAAGAAATCAGCAAGATAGACGCCAGTGTGAGTGTTGTGATGAGTGTAAATAACAGTTTAGTATGTTATGGATTGCAGGAATATGGCAATGAAGAACAGAAACAAAAATATTTAACGCCGCTGGCGCAGGGCAAAAAAGATGGTGAGCTTTATATTGGCGCATTTCTGTTAAGTGAGCCTGAAGCAGGCAGTGATGCAACAAGCCAGCGGACAATTGCAGAGGATAAAGGCGATCATTATTTGCTGAATGGTACTAAGAACTGGATCACCAATGGTAATTCAGCTTCTGTTTATTTGGTAATGGCCCAGACTGATGCTGGTAAAGGAAGCCGCGGCATCAATACATTAATAGTTGAAAAAAACTGGCCGGGTGTTACAGTTGGCGCTAAAGAAAATAAACTCGGTATCCGCGGTAGTGATACACATAGCATCATGTTCCAGGATGTAAAAGTGCCGAAGGCAAACCGGGTTGGAGAAGATGGTTTCGGTTTCAGGTTCGCTATGAAGACGCTTGCCGGCGGACGTATCGGCATTGCATCGCAGGCTCTCGGTATTGCAAGCGGTGCTTATGAGCTTTCATTAAAATATTCAAAAGAAAGAAAAGCATTTGGCACGGAGATCATGAACCACCAGGCAATTGCATTTAAACTGGCGGATATGGCTACACGGATCGAAGCGTCCCGGCTATTGTGCCTGAAAGCAGCGTGGGAAAAAGATAATGGGATGGATTATACACTTAGCAGCAGCATGGCAAAAGTATTTGCAAGTGAAACGGCAATGTGGACAGCGACGGAAGCAGTGCAGATACATGGTGGCTATGGCTTTGTCAAAGAATATCATGTTGAACGGATGATGCGTGACGCCAAGATCACCCAGATCTACGAAGGCACAAGTGAGGTGCAGCGGATAGTAATAAGCCGCAGTATCTTAAAGTAA